One window of Pelobates fuscus isolate aPelFus1 chromosome 9, aPelFus1.pri, whole genome shotgun sequence genomic DNA carries:
- the FAM199X gene encoding protein FAM199X: protein MSEGLYEKFLAPDEPFPLLSQRGSVSEEGCLDVSDFGCQLSSCHRTDPLRRFHSNRWNLTSCGTSVASSECSEELFSSVSVGDQDDCYSLLDDQDFTSFDLFPEGSVCSDVSSSISTYWDWSDSEFEWQLPGSDIASGSDVLSDVIPSIPSSPCLPSKKKNKHRNLDELPWSAMTNDEQVEYIEYLSRKVSTEMGLREQLDIIKIIDPTAQISPTDSEFIIELNCLTDEKLKQVRSYIKEHSPRQRNTRENWKRSSYSTASTSGVSGASVSSSSASMVSTASSSGSSVGNSASNSSANMSRTHSDSNLSASAAERIRDSKKRSKQRKLQQKALRKRQLKEQRQARKERLSGLFLNEEVLSLKVNEEDHEGDVDVLM, encoded by the exons atgtctgAAGGCCTGTACGAGAAGTTCTTGGCTCCAGACGAGcccttccccctcctctcccagcGCGGCAGTGTGAGCGAGGAGGGGTGCCTGGATGTCAGTGATTTTGGATGCCAACTCTCATCATGCCACCGGACCGACCCCTTGCGACGTTTCCACTCTAACCG GTGGAATCTAACTTCTTGTGGAACTAGTGTGGCAAGTTCTGAGTGCAGTGAGGAATTATTTTCCTCGGTGTCGGTTGGAGACCAGGATGACTGCTATTCACTACTGGATGACCAGGACTTCACGTCTTTTGACCTTTTTCCAGAAGGCAGCGTTTGTAGTGATGTTTCCTCCTCGATCAGTACCTATTGGGACTGGTCTGATAGTGAATTTGAATGGCAG TTACCTGGCAGTGACATTGCAAGTGGAAGCGATGTTCTGTCAGATGTCATTCCCAGTATACCAAGCTCGCCCTGCCTTCcatccaaaaagaaaaacaaacacagaaacttGGATGAGCTCCCGTGGAGTGCAATGACGAACGATGAGCAG GTTGAATACATTGAGTATCTCAGCCGCAAAGTCAGCACTGAAATGGGACTACGCGAGCAACTTGACATCATAAAAATCATTGATCCAACGGCGCAGATCTCCCCCACAGACAGTGAATTTATCATCGAACTGAATTGTTTGACAGATGAAAAGTTGAAACAG GTTCGGAGTTACATCAAGGAACACAGTCCTCGTCAGCGAAACACACGGGAGAACTGGAAGAGAAGTAGTTATAGTACAGCTAGCACTAGTGGTGTAAGTGGAGCCAGTGTCAGCAGTAGCAGTGCCAGCATGGTGAGCACAGCCAGTAGCAGTGGGTCAAGTGTGGGCAACTCTGCATCAAACTCCAGTGCCAACATGAGCCGGACACACAGTGATAGCAATTTGTCAGCAAGTGCCGCAGAAAGAATTCGAGATTCAAAG aaAAGATCAAAGCAACGAAAACTACAGCAGAAAGCATTGCGCAAGAGACAGCTAAAGGAACAGAGACAAGCCAGAAAGGAAAGACTAAGTGGCTTATTCCTTAACGAAGAAGTCCTCTCTTTAAAAGTCAACGAAGAAGACCACGAAGGGGATGTAGACGTACTGATGTGA